A window of the Desulfobacula toluolica Tol2 genome harbors these coding sequences:
- the secA gene encoding preprotein translocase subunit SecA: protein MLFNFFTKIFGSNNDRILKKLQPVVEQINHLEPQMQRLSDEQIALKTIEFKQRVQAGETLDDILPEAFALVREASVRTLGLRHFDVQLIGGIALHNGSIAEMKTGEGKTLMSTLPAYLNALSGKGVHIVTVNDYLAKRDAEWMANIYNFLGLNVGAILHDIDDQERKTAYSADITYGTNNEFGFDYLRDNMKFDKDSLAQKDLNFAIVDEVDSILIDEARTPLIISGPGEKSTHFYTQVNTIIPSFQKDIDYTLDEESKSVSLTEDGIAKGEKFLKVDNLYDPANIELLHHLNQALKAHTIFKRDTDYIVKNNQVIIVDEFTGRLMTGRRYSEGLHQALEAKENVKIENENQTLASITFQNFFRMYDKLSGMTGTAETEAAEFKKIYNLDVLVIPTHQEMIRKDYPDLIYKTKKEKYAAAIEEIIRLSKKGQPVLVGTISIDISEDMSKQLKKRGIKHTVLNAKHHKAEAQIVANAGQKGAVTISTNMAGRGTDIVLGEGVKELGGLHILGTSRHESRRIDNQLRGRSGRQGDPGSSRFYLSLEDDILRIFGGDRIHAIMDKLGIEEGEHIEHSFISKAIENAQSKVEGHNFEIRKHLLEYDDVMNQQREVIYRQRRKALLEEDLKPVVLEMIEDKAYDVVDEFAVEKTPIRQWDIEGLENRIKQLFNINPELKTAVDDNFTAQQLSENLFEQLKEIYNQREASIGEEITRQIERHIILQTVDTRWKEHLLSMDHLKEGIGLRGYAQQDPLRIYRKEGFDMFQGLMETVKEEIVDILFKIRISTSSQIEDIKKKEQDDLTFSHSDGSSIQQPVKRSSRKVQRNDPCPCGSGKKYKKCCMR from the coding sequence ATGCTATTCAATTTTTTTACGAAAATATTTGGCTCCAATAATGACCGGATTTTAAAAAAGCTCCAACCGGTTGTCGAACAGATCAATCATCTTGAACCTCAAATGCAGCGGTTATCTGATGAACAGATTGCACTCAAAACAATCGAATTCAAACAAAGAGTGCAAGCCGGAGAAACACTGGATGATATTTTACCAGAAGCATTTGCCCTGGTCAGAGAAGCATCTGTCAGAACTCTTGGACTGCGCCACTTTGACGTTCAGCTGATTGGGGGTATTGCACTTCACAATGGAAGCATTGCTGAAATGAAAACCGGTGAAGGAAAGACATTGATGTCCACCCTTCCAGCCTATCTTAATGCCTTATCAGGAAAAGGGGTTCACATTGTTACGGTAAATGATTACCTGGCCAAAAGGGATGCCGAATGGATGGCTAATATCTATAATTTCCTGGGATTAAACGTGGGTGCAATTCTCCATGACATTGACGACCAGGAAAGAAAAACAGCCTATAGTGCGGACATCACCTATGGCACAAACAATGAATTCGGGTTTGATTATCTCAGGGATAACATGAAATTCGACAAAGACTCCCTTGCTCAAAAAGACCTTAATTTTGCCATTGTGGATGAGGTTGACAGCATTCTGATTGATGAAGCCAGAACACCGCTTATCATCTCAGGGCCGGGTGAAAAGTCAACCCATTTTTATACCCAGGTCAATACTATTATTCCATCCTTTCAAAAAGACATTGATTATACACTTGATGAAGAATCAAAAAGCGTTTCTTTAACAGAAGACGGAATTGCAAAGGGTGAAAAATTTCTCAAAGTGGACAATCTCTATGATCCTGCAAATATAGAACTTCTCCATCATTTGAACCAGGCCCTGAAAGCACACACAATTTTCAAACGGGATACGGATTATATTGTTAAAAATAATCAGGTTATCATTGTTGATGAATTTACAGGGCGGCTGATGACCGGAAGACGTTATAGTGAAGGACTTCACCAGGCACTCGAAGCAAAGGAAAACGTTAAAATTGAAAATGAAAACCAGACTCTTGCCTCCATCACCTTTCAAAATTTTTTCAGGATGTATGACAAACTATCGGGTATGACAGGTACGGCGGAAACCGAAGCTGCTGAATTTAAAAAAATATATAACCTTGATGTTCTGGTAATCCCAACCCACCAGGAAATGATACGCAAAGACTATCCTGATCTGATATATAAAACAAAAAAAGAAAAATATGCTGCTGCCATAGAAGAGATCATACGGCTTTCCAAAAAAGGTCAGCCTGTTCTTGTGGGAACTATTTCTATTGATATTTCAGAGGACATGAGCAAACAACTCAAAAAAAGAGGTATCAAACACACGGTATTAAATGCCAAGCATCATAAAGCAGAGGCCCAAATTGTTGCCAATGCAGGCCAAAAAGGTGCCGTAACCATTTCCACCAACATGGCTGGCCGCGGTACGGATATTGTTCTTGGAGAAGGAGTTAAAGAGCTTGGCGGACTCCATATTCTGGGAACATCACGCCATGAATCCAGACGCATCGACAACCAGCTTCGAGGCCGTTCCGGCAGACAGGGTGACCCGGGCTCCTCAAGATTCTATCTATCTTTGGAAGATGATATTTTAAGAATCTTCGGCGGAGACAGAATCCATGCAATTATGGACAAACTTGGCATTGAAGAAGGCGAGCATATTGAACATTCTTTTATCAGCAAAGCCATAGAAAATGCCCAGTCAAAGGTGGAGGGTCATAACTTTGAAATCAGAAAACACCTGCTTGAATATGATGATGTAATGAACCAGCAACGTGAGGTCATTTACCGGCAAAGACGCAAAGCATTGCTTGAAGAAGACTTAAAACCGGTTGTTTTGGAAATGATTGAAGACAAAGCTTATGATGTTGTTGATGAATTTGCCGTGGAAAAAACTCCTATCCGGCAATGGGATATTGAAGGCCTTGAAAACAGAATCAAACAATTGTTTAACATTAACCCTGAACTTAAAACTGCAGTTGATGATAATTTTACGGCACAACAACTGTCAGAAAATCTTTTTGAGCAATTAAAAGAAATATACAACCAAAGAGAAGCATCCATTGGAGAAGAGATCACAAGACAAATCGAACGGCATATCATTCTTCAAACCGTTGATACCCGGTGGAAAGAACATCTCTTGTCCATGGACCATCTAAAGGAGGGTATTGGGCTGCGCGGATATGCACAGCAGGATCCTTTACGGATTTACAGAAAAGAAGGCTTTGATATGTTCCAGGGTTTGATGGAAACGGTAAAAGAAGAAATAGTGGATATTTTATTCAAAATCCGGATATCAACTTCATCCCAGATAGAGGACATAAAAAAAAAAGAACAAGATGATCTTACTTTTTCCCATTCAGACGGGTCCAGCATACAACAACCCGTAAAAAGATCCTCTAGAAAAGTACAAAGAAATGACCCTTGCCCCTGCGGAAGCGGTAAAAAATATAAAAAATGTTGTATGCGTTAG
- the clpS gene encoding ATP-dependent Clp protease adapter ClpS, which yields MTSTDSRTKEDVSSRTKKVPPPMYKVILHNDDYTTMEFVVEILVNVFGKSLEKATQMMLNIHNKGKEICGIYPRQIAETKVETVHNLASNKGFPLKSTMEKE from the coding sequence ATGACATCCACTGATTCCAGAACAAAAGAGGACGTTTCTTCCAGAACAAAAAAAGTCCCGCCGCCCATGTATAAGGTCATTCTCCATAATGATGATTATACAACAATGGAGTTTGTTGTGGAAATTCTTGTAAACGTTTTTGGAAAATCACTTGAAAAAGCAACGCAAATGATGCTTAATATACATAATAAGGGAAAGGAAATCTGTGGTATCTATCCAAGGCAAATCGCAGAAACCAAAGTAGAAACAGTTCACAACCTGGCAAGCAATAAAGGCTTTCCTTTAAAAAGCACTATGGAAAAGGAGTAG
- the clpA gene encoding ATP-dependent Clp protease ATP-binding subunit ClpA, whose translation MISKELSTALGFAVREAKKRRHEYVCVEHVLYAILNHETGAQTIEKCGGSPEQIKEELEKFFDEKLTKIDSKEEYVLQQTIGFQRMIQRAINQARSAEKTEVNLGDILASIFQEKDSHAAFYLESEGITRLDVLKYISHTSEPVKKPTPPMDPSQKIFKPTDIKPKRQTKKDPLEIFTTDLLKKALDKKIDPLIGRADETDRVMQVLCRRRKNNPILVGDPGVGKTAIAEGLALKINNKEVPDLLENCELFSLDMGTLLAGTKYRGDFEQRLKDVINALEAKENALLIIDEIHTVVGAGATTSGSMDASNILKPALSSGDIKCIGTTTYEEYKNHFEKDRAFSRRFEKIEVPEPSLEETTQILTGLKTLYEEHHGLTYPAETIEAAAYLSDKYINDRFLPDKAIDVIDETGAYLRLKGKGHRKIVSPKDIENIVAKIAKVPVTSVTSTDKANLESLPKKLFKVIFGQDDAIQTLTTSIKRSRAGLAAPDRPIGSFLFMGPTGVGKTEVAKQLAYQLGIEFLRFDMSEYMEKHAVSRLIGAPPGYIGFDQGGILTDGIRKSPHCVLLLDEIEKAHMDLYNILLQVMDYATLTDNNGKSADFRNVIIIMTSNAGAREMSSNAIGFGSQLSDMDSKGLKAVETTFSPEFRNRLDGIVQFNHLSLKVMEMIVDKNMTELKSMLKIKNITLTYSAKVRTFLAKEGYDPKFGARPLDRLIQTRIKDRLTDEILFGSLEKGGKISIGLRNNKLNFTYKS comes from the coding sequence ATGATAAGCAAAGAACTCAGTACAGCTCTCGGTTTTGCCGTACGGGAAGCAAAGAAAAGAAGGCATGAGTATGTATGTGTTGAACATGTTCTTTATGCAATCCTTAACCATGAAACAGGTGCCCAGACAATTGAAAAATGTGGTGGCAGTCCTGAACAGATAAAAGAAGAACTTGAAAAATTCTTTGATGAAAAATTAACAAAAATTGATTCCAAAGAAGAATATGTTTTACAGCAGACCATCGGGTTCCAGCGGATGATACAGCGGGCCATCAACCAGGCCAGATCCGCTGAAAAAACCGAAGTCAATTTAGGGGATATTCTTGCATCCATTTTCCAGGAAAAAGATTCCCATGCCGCTTTTTACCTCGAATCTGAAGGAATTACCCGCCTTGACGTTTTAAAATATATTTCGCATACGTCGGAACCTGTAAAAAAACCAACTCCGCCAATGGATCCTTCACAAAAAATATTCAAACCGACAGATATAAAACCTAAACGGCAAACAAAGAAAGATCCTTTGGAAATTTTCACAACAGATCTGTTGAAAAAGGCATTGGACAAAAAAATTGATCCCCTCATCGGAAGAGCCGATGAAACAGACAGGGTTATGCAGGTGCTTTGCCGCAGAAGAAAAAACAACCCTATCCTTGTTGGAGATCCCGGCGTTGGAAAAACCGCTATTGCAGAAGGACTTGCTTTGAAAATAAACAACAAGGAAGTGCCGGATCTGCTGGAAAATTGCGAATTGTTCTCCCTTGATATGGGAACTCTTCTGGCCGGAACAAAATACCGGGGTGATTTTGAACAAAGGCTCAAAGATGTTATCAATGCTCTTGAAGCAAAGGAAAACGCTTTACTGATCATTGATGAGATCCATACGGTGGTCGGTGCAGGTGCTACCACCAGCGGTTCAATGGATGCCTCAAACATTTTAAAACCGGCTCTTTCTTCCGGAGATATTAAATGCATCGGCACCACAACCTATGAAGAATATAAGAATCATTTTGAAAAAGACCGGGCTTTTTCAAGAAGATTTGAAAAAATTGAAGTACCGGAACCTTCCCTTGAGGAAACCACTCAAATATTGACCGGACTGAAAACTTTATACGAAGAACACCACGGCCTGACCTACCCGGCAGAAACCATTGAAGCTGCGGCCTATCTTTCTGACAAATATATCAATGACCGGTTCCTGCCGGACAAAGCCATTGATGTAATTGATGAAACAGGAGCCTATCTTCGGTTAAAAGGCAAGGGGCATCGAAAAATAGTCAGCCCCAAAGATATAGAAAACATTGTTGCAAAAATTGCCAAAGTGCCGGTCACAAGCGTTACATCGACAGACAAAGCCAACCTGGAATCCCTGCCCAAAAAACTGTTTAAAGTCATATTTGGACAAGATGATGCCATCCAAACCCTGACCACATCCATCAAACGGTCAAGAGCCGGATTGGCAGCCCCGGATCGTCCTATTGGCTCGTTCCTCTTCATGGGACCCACAGGCGTGGGTAAAACAGAAGTGGCAAAACAACTTGCCTATCAACTGGGGATAGAATTTTTAAGATTCGACATGAGCGAATACATGGAAAAACATGCTGTTTCCAGGCTGATCGGTGCCCCACCGGGATATATCGGATTTGATCAGGGCGGAATTTTGACTGACGGCATCAGAAAATCACCCCACTGTGTTCTTTTGCTGGATGAAATTGAAAAAGCCCATATGGATCTGTATAATATACTTTTACAGGTAATGGATTATGCAACCCTGACAGATAACAACGGCAAATCAGCAGATTTCAGGAATGTTATCATAATTATGACCTCTAATGCAGGTGCAAGGGAAATGAGTTCTAACGCCATTGGATTCGGCTCCCAGTTATCAGATATGGATTCAAAGGGATTAAAAGCTGTTGAAACAACATTCAGCCCTGAATTTAGAAACCGGCTTGACGGTATTGTCCAGTTTAATCATCTGTCCCTCAAGGTTATGGAAATGATTGTTGACAAGAACATGACAGAACTTAAATCCATGCTAAAAATTAAAAATATTACCTTGACTTATTCGGCAAAAGTTCGAACATTTCTTGCAAAAGAAGGCTATGATCCCAAGTTTGGTGCCAGACCTTTGGATAGACTTATCCAGACCAGAATAAAAGACAGACTCACAGATGAAATTCTTTTCGGCAGTCTGGAAAAAGGGGGTAAAATATCCATTGGTCTCAGAAATAACAAGCTGAATTTTACATATAAAAGCTGA
- the aat gene encoding leucyl/phenylalanyl-tRNA--protein transferase, giving the protein MPLFRLSKKLDFPPAWLARSDGLLCIGGDLSTKRLLLAYENGIFPWFSQDEPILWWSPDPRLVLFPQDINISKSLKKKIKKNLFNIRVDSAFEQTITACAKPRKHEPEGTWLIDEMIDAYIKLHTLGYAHSVETFREDKLVGGLYGVCLGGSFFGESMFSFESDASKIALVALATHLKKFCFDLIDCQVTTSHLLRMGATEISRNSFLGIINKSVKREDIKNIWSPGACLTVL; this is encoded by the coding sequence ATGCCCCTTTTCAGATTATCAAAAAAATTAGATTTTCCCCCGGCCTGGCTTGCAAGGTCTGACGGCCTTTTATGCATCGGGGGAGATCTTTCGACCAAAAGACTGCTGCTTGCCTATGAAAACGGAATATTTCCATGGTTTTCACAAGATGAACCTATTTTATGGTGGTCCCCTGATCCACGGCTTGTACTATTTCCCCAAGACATCAATATTTCAAAAAGCCTGAAAAAGAAAATAAAGAAAAATCTCTTTAATATCAGAGTTGACTCTGCATTTGAACAAACCATTACCGCCTGTGCAAAACCACGCAAACATGAACCCGAAGGCACCTGGCTTATAGATGAAATGATAGATGCTTATATAAAGCTTCACACACTGGGATATGCTCATTCCGTTGAAACCTTTCGAGAAGACAAATTAGTCGGCGGATTGTATGGTGTCTGCCTTGGCGGATCTTTTTTCGGTGAATCCATGTTTTCTTTTGAAAGTGATGCGTCCAAAATTGCTCTGGTTGCACTTGCAACCCATTTAAAAAAATTTTGTTTTGACCTGATTGACTGTCAGGTTACAACCAGTCACCTGCTTAGAATGGGAGCCACTGAAATTTCCAGAAATTCTTTCCTTGGTATCATCAATAAATCTGTTAAAAGAGAAGATATCAAAAACATCTGGAGTCCGGGTGCCTGTCTCACAGTACTTTAA
- a CDS encoding FxsA family protein, protein MLLKLFLCFTLIPVIELYLLIKVGTVIGGFNTILLVILTGFLGAWFARIEGMNTMIKLKMNLQQGLMPAEELVDAVIIFIAGVVLLTPGLITDVFGLLLLWPVTRNKFKQMARKKFDEMQLQNNINITRFH, encoded by the coding sequence ATGCTTTTAAAACTGTTTTTATGTTTTACCCTGATCCCAGTTATTGAACTTTATCTCTTAATAAAAGTCGGAACCGTCATTGGAGGGTTCAATACCATTTTACTGGTTATCCTGACAGGATTTTTAGGAGCCTGGTTTGCCAGAATAGAAGGCATGAATACCATGATTAAACTTAAGATGAACCTGCAACAGGGACTTATGCCGGCCGAAGAATTGGTTGATGCCGTTATTATATTCATTGCAGGTGTCGTACTGTTAACCCCCGGACTTATCACCGATGTGTTTGGATTACTCTTGTTATGGCCTGTGACACGAAATAAATTCAAACAAATGGCAAGAAAAAAATTCGATGAGATGCAATTGCAAAACAATATTAATATTACCCGTTTTCATTAA
- a CDS encoding nitroreductase family protein, whose amino-acid sequence MFLNLINDRRSIRKFKDKPVEKEKINTLIEAALRSPSSRSINPLKFIVIDDKILLEKLSKAKPHGAGFLKEAALGILVCGDASKSDVWIEDASIASVFIHLAAHDLGLGSCWIQIRKRDYNDSKTAETYIKELLNLTQDTILVESIIAIGYPDETKKGHAKDSLQFHKVSFNT is encoded by the coding sequence ATGTTTTTAAATCTGATTAACGACAGAAGAAGTATCCGAAAATTCAAAGACAAACCCGTTGAAAAAGAAAAAATAAACACACTGATTGAAGCTGCCTTGAGATCTCCTTCCTCAAGAAGCATAAACCCTTTGAAATTTATTGTTATTGACGATAAAATCCTGCTTGAAAAACTTTCCAAAGCAAAACCCCACGGTGCAGGATTTTTAAAAGAAGCTGCCCTTGGAATTCTGGTCTGCGGTGATGCATCCAAAAGTGATGTCTGGATTGAAGATGCATCCATTGCGTCTGTCTTTATCCATCTGGCAGCACATGACCTTGGCCTTGGCAGTTGCTGGATACAAATCAGAAAAAGAGATTATAACGATTCCAAAACTGCGGAGACTTATATCAAAGAACTTTTAAACCTTACACAAGATACGATATTGGTTGAATCCATCATTGCCATTGGTTATCCTGATGAAACAAAAAAAGGCCATGCAAAAGATTCCTTACAATTCCATAAAGTTTCTTTTAATACCTAA
- a CDS encoding HDOD domain-containing protein translates to MEIKDQILKLVQKKKSDLPTLPVVIDKIITVASDEKTTTRELADIISYDQGMTNKLLKLSNSIYYAQKTKVDTIKRAIIVIGFDEIVGIALGMGILSTFTDKSGLSLDMKALWIHGIGVATVSKEIAKKTNPELSKKIFIPALLHDMGKVMFSIYFRDEYRKVRQFAMERKKPLYFAENALFKLDHAVLSALLMKRWNFPQSILMPCRFHHTPDSSPPKFKHHALIINLADYLTQKAGIGHSGNPFPVAVKNSIQKVGINPSIAKLIIDQVRRKEDEIKEFFNITTDS, encoded by the coding sequence ATGGAAATAAAAGATCAAATTCTGAAACTGGTTCAAAAAAAAAAAAGCGACCTGCCGACTCTTCCGGTTGTTATTGACAAAATTATCACGGTTGCATCAGATGAAAAAACAACAACCAGGGAACTTGCTGATATTATTTCATATGATCAGGGAATGACAAACAAATTATTAAAACTTTCCAACTCCATTTATTATGCACAAAAAACAAAAGTCGACACCATAAAAAGAGCCATCATAGTTATAGGATTTGATGAAATTGTCGGCATTGCTCTGGGCATGGGGATACTTTCCACTTTTACAGACAAATCAGGACTCAGTCTTGATATGAAAGCCTTGTGGATACATGGTATTGGTGTGGCTACAGTTTCTAAAGAAATTGCAAAAAAAACAAATCCCGAACTTTCAAAAAAAATTTTTATTCCTGCCCTTCTCCATGATATGGGAAAAGTTATGTTTTCCATATATTTCAGGGATGAGTACAGAAAAGTCCGGCAATTTGCCATGGAAAGAAAAAAACCGTTGTATTTTGCTGAAAACGCCTTATTCAAATTGGATCATGCAGTACTTTCAGCCCTGTTGATGAAACGATGGAATTTTCCCCAATCTATTCTGATGCCCTGCAGGTTCCATCATACCCCTGATTCTTCCCCTCCAAAATTCAAGCATCACGCTTTAATTATCAATCTGGCGGATTATCTGACGCAAAAGGCAGGGATAGGCCATAGCGGGAATCCTTTTCCAGTTGCAGTCAAAAATTCTATTCAAAAAGTCGGTATCAATCCATCAATAGCAAAGCTTATCATAGATCAAGTGAGACGAAAAGAAGATGAAATAAAAGAGTTCTTTAATATCACAACAGATTCGTAA
- a CDS encoding YihY/virulence factor BrkB family protein translates to MNNFKKNILLSYDKIIKVVCFAVKGFRKDRCDLRASSLTLFTLLSIVPVMAMAFGIAKGFGFKELLEKQVLELFAGNEDVIRNVLAFSVNLLERTKGSLMAVFAIILLFYSLIKLIGHIENAFNQIWWVNDDRSLVRKFTDYIAISITAGILVIFSSSANIFITAYLAQFLSDIKLPGNIENLVSFGFNIFPFFPIWILFIFFYIFIPNKKVEIKAALAGGMIAGTIFQVAQMTYLKFQVGVSNYNAIYGSFAALPLFLIWLQTSWAIVLFGAEIAFSWENTEALETRDIDYDKISIRLKKLLVLRIVHLCVKRFANKETPALDIEIASEIKIPLKIVKVLLAKLIDCHILLEANVLNGKGYVPAYDIECLTITDVLTAFEQRGDKIVQAGGTIEFEVLEESLHEFVKACKQSPGERKFRDI, encoded by the coding sequence ATGAATAATTTTAAAAAAAATATTTTGCTCAGTTATGACAAGATCATAAAGGTTGTTTGTTTTGCTGTCAAAGGGTTTAGGAAGGATCGATGTGATCTTCGGGCATCGTCTTTGACCCTTTTCACGCTGTTATCCATTGTTCCTGTGATGGCTATGGCATTTGGTATTGCAAAAGGGTTTGGGTTTAAGGAGCTTTTGGAAAAACAGGTTCTTGAATTGTTTGCGGGTAATGAAGATGTTATCCGGAATGTTCTTGCTTTTTCAGTCAATCTTCTGGAAAGGACAAAAGGCTCCTTGATGGCTGTTTTTGCAATTATCCTGTTGTTTTATTCGCTTATAAAACTCATTGGTCATATTGAAAACGCATTTAATCAGATCTGGTGGGTAAATGACGATAGATCATTGGTTCGAAAATTTACTGATTATATCGCCATTTCAATTACAGCAGGTATCCTGGTTATTTTTTCAAGCAGCGCCAACATCTTTATTACCGCATATCTTGCACAGTTTTTGTCCGATATAAAGCTTCCCGGAAATATCGAAAACTTGGTTTCCTTTGGGTTTAATATTTTTCCTTTTTTCCCCATTTGGATATTATTTATTTTCTTTTATATTTTTATCCCCAACAAGAAAGTGGAGATTAAAGCGGCATTGGCTGGCGGTATGATTGCGGGAACTATATTTCAAGTCGCTCAGATGACCTATCTGAAATTCCAGGTTGGAGTTTCCAATTATAATGCTATTTATGGCAGTTTTGCCGCCTTGCCTCTTTTTTTGATATGGTTGCAGACCTCTTGGGCAATTGTTTTATTTGGGGCTGAAATTGCATTTTCCTGGGAAAATACAGAAGCACTGGAAACCAGGGATATTGATTATGACAAAATAAGTATCCGGTTAAAGAAATTACTTGTTTTGCGAATCGTTCACCTTTGTGTGAAACGGTTTGCCAACAAAGAAACACCTGCTTTGGATATTGAAATTGCATCTGAGATAAAGATCCCATTAAAAATAGTTAAAGTATTATTGGCAAAGCTCATTGATTGTCATATCCTTTTGGAAGCAAATGTCTTGAACGGCAAGGGGTATGTCCCTGCTTACGATATAGAATGCCTTACAATTACAGATGTATTGACTGCATTTGAACAACGAGGTGATAAAATAGTCCAGGCTGGCGGAACCATAGAGTTTGAAGTTCTGGAAGAAAGTCTTCATGAGTTTGTCAAAGCCTGCAAACAGTCACCCGGAGAGAGAAAATTTAGAGATATTTAA
- a CDS encoding NAD-dependent epimerase/dehydratase family protein translates to MQIKNIMVTGGGGFLGKAILKKLLDKKLNLTSFSRKFYPDLEKMGIRQIQGDIADKKALVKAFKNIDAVFHVAAKPGIWGPFEDFFRVNVTGTQNVIAAGLENKIKQLIYTSSPSVIFDEYDMENVDESVPYPKNYLAPYPETKAMAEKLVIKAVKKGLNTIIIRPHLIWGPEDKHLLPRIVNKADKLKRVGRTDDLVDTIYVDNAADAHILASQKLLENPLLSGNVYFVSQDEPISKWEMINAFLDSAGLPPVKGHVSAKSAYIAGSFFEFVYSLFKIKKEPPMTRFVAKELATSHWFDISRAKKELGYYPKVSTKEGIQRLKKG, encoded by the coding sequence ATGCAAATAAAAAATATAATGGTTACTGGTGGTGGCGGTTTCTTAGGTAAAGCGATTCTTAAAAAATTATTGGATAAAAAATTAAATCTTACTTCTTTTTCACGCAAGTTTTATCCTGATCTTGAAAAAATGGGCATTAGACAGATACAAGGAGATATAGCCGATAAAAAAGCCCTTGTAAAAGCCTTCAAAAATATTGATGCTGTTTTTCATGTTGCGGCAAAACCAGGAATTTGGGGGCCTTTTGAGGATTTTTTCCGGGTAAATGTGACAGGAACCCAAAATGTTATCGCCGCTGGTCTGGAAAATAAAATTAAACAATTGATTTATACCAGTTCCCCAAGTGTGATATTTGATGAATATGATATGGAAAATGTTGATGAAAGCGTCCCATACCCGAAAAATTATCTGGCACCTTATCCTGAAACCAAAGCCATGGCTGAAAAATTGGTCATAAAGGCTGTGAAAAAGGGGTTGAATACCATTATTATTCGTCCTCACCTGATTTGGGGGCCGGAAGATAAGCATCTGCTGCCGCGCATTGTCAATAAGGCTGATAAATTAAAAAGGGTAGGGCGAACAGATGATCTGGTCGATACCATCTATGTTGATAATGCAGCCGATGCTCATATCCTGGCATCTCAAAAGCTGTTGGAAAATCCTTTGTTGTCGGGAAATGTTTATTTTGTCAGCCAGGACGAGCCTATTTCAAAATGGGAAATGATCAATGCCTTTCTGGATTCTGCCGGCTTACCACCTGTAAAAGGACATGTCTCTGCAAAGTCGGCATACATTGCAGGATCTTTTTTTGAATTTGTCTATTCGCTGTTTAAAATTAAAAAAGAACCGCCAATGACCCGTTTTGTTGCAAAGGAACTGGCTACATCTCATTGGTTTGATATTTCAAGGGCCAAAAAAGAGTTGGGATATTATCCAAAAGTTTCAACAAAAGAGGGAATTCAAAGATTAAAAAAAGGGTGA
- a CDS encoding phosphoesterase yields the protein MTETVLCIKKELLPESWVQQKSVVPLDLDLFIKKCSIAGFKFIDRPDAEKSTSYKQIIPYIILQTRDLKKTAVYNRQGSEQRLHDLWSIGIGGHINPVDREKENDSFEKILMSGMERELKEELYKRPEGELPSFIGVISENITDVGKVHLGAVFRILTDSPENFLPGQELFQFSWKKTKTLDRLNLELWSTLSLDLISAQLRI from the coding sequence GTGACCGAGACCGTTTTATGCATTAAAAAAGAGCTGTTACCTGAATCATGGGTACAACAAAAAAGTGTCGTGCCATTGGATCTGGATCTGTTTATTAAAAAATGTTCTATTGCAGGATTTAAATTTATCGACCGTCCTGATGCTGAAAAATCGACCTCTTACAAGCAGATTATTCCCTATATCATCCTTCAGACCAGAGATTTAAAAAAAACTGCTGTTTATAATAGACAGGGAAGTGAACAAAGACTTCATGATCTCTGGTCCATTGGAATCGGGGGACATATCAATCCTGTTGACAGGGAAAAAGAAAACGACTCTTTTGAAAAAATCCTGATGTCAGGCATGGAACGCGAATTAAAAGAAGAACTTTATAAAAGGCCTGAAGGAGAGTTGCCCAGTTTTATCGGAGTAATCAGTGAAAACATTACAGATGTAGGCAAAGTTCATCTGGGTGCTGTTTTCAGGATACTTACAGATTCTCCTGAAAACTTTTTACCCGGACAAGAACTGTTTCAATTTTCATGGAAAAAAACAAAAACCCTTGACCGGTTAAATTTGGAATTATGGTCTACGCTCTCATTAGACCTTATATCTGCTCAATTAAGAATTTAA